From a single Drosophila sulfurigaster albostrigata strain 15112-1811.04 chromosome 3, ASM2355843v2, whole genome shotgun sequence genomic region:
- the LOC133840730 gene encoding G-protein coupled receptor dmsr-1 isoform X1 yields MMQDLAMTQPPMKFNESMLKDLHLTTFELQDFLHRLIDFQMKNHSQPDECRGYCQGDIYKWVGAYNGIHGYVSLLICIFGTIANILNIMVLTRKEMAKAPINNILKWLAVADMFVMLEYIPYTTYQYIYMKPGEKDLSYSWAVYILVHMHFTQILHTISIGLTVTLAVWRYVAISKLFPSLIHRHPNGSCANFLLAHSREAILFPFIISPILCLPTYFVFKVRETLEVDTKEHEAMYHVYFDTDSMLFRFNFWIHSVIIKLLPCFILTVISLVLMHVLCEASRRRLKLKDYDNPTKYAIQLNLNEHKSRRPPRCDRRNDRTTLLLVAVLILFLVTEFPQGLLGLLSGVLEKCFFAHCYPPFGELMDLLALINAAVGFVLYGLMSKQFRTTFRSLFFKRHFGSSEMTRLTRVTTTCV; encoded by the exons ATGATGCAAGACTTAGCCATGACGCAACCGCCAATGAAATTCAATGAGTCGATGCTCAAGGACCTGCATCTCACCACATTTGAACTGCAGGACTTTCTGCATCGACTTATCGATTTCCAGATGAAGAACCATTCACAACCGGATGAGTGTCGGGGCTATTGTCAAGGTGATATCTACAAGTGGGTTGGCGCTTACAACGGCATCCATGGCTATGTTTCCCTTTTG ATTTGCATATTCGGCACAATAGccaatatattaaatataatggTATTGACCAGAAAGGAGATGGCCAAGGCGCCCATCAACAACATCTTAAAATGGCTGGCGGTGGCCGACATGTTTGTGATGCTCGAGTACATCCCCTACACCACCTATCAATACATTTACATGAAGCCGG GTGAAAAGGATCTGAGCTACTCGTGGGCTGTTTATATTTTGGTTCATATGCATTTTACGCAAATTTTGCATACGATTTCGATTGGTTTGACAGTCACTTTGGCTGTTTGGCGCTATGTGGCCATCAG CAAACTGTTTCCATCTCTTATCCACAGACATCCGAACGGCAGCTGTGCCAACTTTCTGCTCGCACATTCCAGAGAGGCCATTCTCTTTCCCTTCATCATCTCGCCCATCCTCTGTCTGCCCACGTACTTTGTCTTTAAGGTGCGCGAGACCCTTGAGGTGGACACCAAAGAGCACGAAGCCATGTATCATGTGTATTTTGACACAGACTCCATGCTCTTCCG CTTCAACTTTTGGATACATTCCGTGATTATCAAGCTGCTTCCCTGCTTTATACTGACAGTGATAAGCTTGGTGCTCATGCATGTCCTATGCGAGGCCTCGCGACGTCGCCTCAAACTCAAGGACTACGATAATCCCACCAAGTATGCCATACAGCTGAACCTCAACGAGCACAAGTCCAGAAG ACCGCCCCGTTGTGATCGTCGTAATGATCGGACGACGTTGCTGCTTGTGGCTGTGCTGATTCTGTTTCTGGTCACGGAGTTTCCACAGGGTCTGCTCGGTCTGTTGTCTGGTGTGCTAGAAAAGTGCTTCTTCGCCCATTGCTATCCGCCTTTCGGAGAGCTGATGGATCTGCTGGCACTCATCAATGCTGCTGTGGGCTTTGTTCTCTACGGCCTGATGTCCAAACAGTTTCGCACTACGTTCAGATCGTTGTTCTTCAAGCGGCATTTCGGAAGCAGTGAGATGACGCGGCTGACACGTGTGACAACAACTTGTGTCTAG
- the LOC133840730 gene encoding G-protein coupled receptor dmsr-1 isoform X2 yields MMQDLAMTQPPMKFNESMLKDLHLTTFELQDFLHRLIDFQMKNHSQPDECRGYCQGDIYKWVGAYNGIHGYVSLLICIFGTIANILNIMVLTRKEMAKAPINNILKWLAVADMFVMLEYIPYTTYQYIYMKPGEKDLSYSWAVYILVHMHFTQILHTISIGLTVTLAVWRYVAIRHPNGSCANFLLAHSREAILFPFIISPILCLPTYFVFKVRETLEVDTKEHEAMYHVYFDTDSMLFRFNFWIHSVIIKLLPCFILTVISLVLMHVLCEASRRRLKLKDYDNPTKYAIQLNLNEHKSRRPPRCDRRNDRTTLLLVAVLILFLVTEFPQGLLGLLSGVLEKCFFAHCYPPFGELMDLLALINAAVGFVLYGLMSKQFRTTFRSLFFKRHFGSSEMTRLTRVTTTCV; encoded by the exons ATGATGCAAGACTTAGCCATGACGCAACCGCCAATGAAATTCAATGAGTCGATGCTCAAGGACCTGCATCTCACCACATTTGAACTGCAGGACTTTCTGCATCGACTTATCGATTTCCAGATGAAGAACCATTCACAACCGGATGAGTGTCGGGGCTATTGTCAAGGTGATATCTACAAGTGGGTTGGCGCTTACAACGGCATCCATGGCTATGTTTCCCTTTTG ATTTGCATATTCGGCACAATAGccaatatattaaatataatggTATTGACCAGAAAGGAGATGGCCAAGGCGCCCATCAACAACATCTTAAAATGGCTGGCGGTGGCCGACATGTTTGTGATGCTCGAGTACATCCCCTACACCACCTATCAATACATTTACATGAAGCCGG GTGAAAAGGATCTGAGCTACTCGTGGGCTGTTTATATTTTGGTTCATATGCATTTTACGCAAATTTTGCATACGATTTCGATTGGTTTGACAGTCACTTTGGCTGTTTGGCGCTATGTGGCCATCAG ACATCCGAACGGCAGCTGTGCCAACTTTCTGCTCGCACATTCCAGAGAGGCCATTCTCTTTCCCTTCATCATCTCGCCCATCCTCTGTCTGCCCACGTACTTTGTCTTTAAGGTGCGCGAGACCCTTGAGGTGGACACCAAAGAGCACGAAGCCATGTATCATGTGTATTTTGACACAGACTCCATGCTCTTCCG CTTCAACTTTTGGATACATTCCGTGATTATCAAGCTGCTTCCCTGCTTTATACTGACAGTGATAAGCTTGGTGCTCATGCATGTCCTATGCGAGGCCTCGCGACGTCGCCTCAAACTCAAGGACTACGATAATCCCACCAAGTATGCCATACAGCTGAACCTCAACGAGCACAAGTCCAGAAG ACCGCCCCGTTGTGATCGTCGTAATGATCGGACGACGTTGCTGCTTGTGGCTGTGCTGATTCTGTTTCTGGTCACGGAGTTTCCACAGGGTCTGCTCGGTCTGTTGTCTGGTGTGCTAGAAAAGTGCTTCTTCGCCCATTGCTATCCGCCTTTCGGAGAGCTGATGGATCTGCTGGCACTCATCAATGCTGCTGTGGGCTTTGTTCTCTACGGCCTGATGTCCAAACAGTTTCGCACTACGTTCAGATCGTTGTTCTTCAAGCGGCATTTCGGAAGCAGTGAGATGACGCGGCTGACACGTGTGACAACAACTTGTGTCTAG
- the LOC133840729 gene encoding Bardet-Biedl syndrome 4 protein homolog isoform X1 produces the protein MSSFFYPAAAPKYLHIQLNFMYEAGSEQINCNGAVIALPSLEVVKAVPNMPSDANIDWLLHIYFTRREFERCRRLIERELNRHLNAEYLYFVKGLIDREDGNNIEALRNLQKAVELNSKNIETYKEIGRTLYNMGRFGQALSVFREAEQHSPRRDHEIYHYLGELLYRAAATQPQLEMARQQQAEARGYFELAVQTGKKLESYVRLAELYRKDKEYQQAIDVLEACLHLTPENAEVLTEISVLYLKINETQRAYDRLTEVVNIERKCTPKGLLALGAILQSRNDVDGALGKYSQIADAEPEIAELWNNIGLCFFKKQKFIVAVSSLRKSIWISPLNYNALYNLSLIYIASEQYASAFHTLAASINLRKDNAECYMLLGLCLRKLDDTENAFVAFERACNLAQGQQGGMRHPLVFLNFALFCYETGRLALATEQYNRFMAHAQDLLLPTEFKFQATKLKSLLRISSHNHGILGDGEDTAQLEAEASEVPEEMPLEVNAVVSQN, from the exons ATGTCGAGCTTTTTCTATCCTGCAGCAGCACccaaatatttacacattcAACTCAACTTCATGTACGAAGCGGGCAGCGAGCAGATCAATTGCAATGGGGCAGTCATAGCGCTGCCCTCGCTGGAGGTGGTCAAAGCAG TGCCCAACATGCCATCAGATGCAAACATCGATTGGCTGCTCCACATTTATTTTACACGTCGCGAATTCGAGCGATGTCGTCGTCTCATCGAACGTGAGTTGAATCGTCATTTGAATGCGGAGTATCTGTACTTTGTCAAG GGTTTAATTGACCGCGAAGATGGCAACAACATCGAGGCACTGCGTAACCTGCAGAAGGCGGTCGAACTCAACTCAAAGAACATCGAGACGTACAAGGAAATCGGCCGCACGCT CTATAATATGGGACGCTTTGGGCAGGCGTTGAGCGTATTTCGTGAGGCCGAACAGCACAGTCCACGCCGGGATCATGAAATCTATCATTATCTGGGTGAGCTGCTTTATCGTGCGGCTGCCACGCAACCACAGCTGGAAATGGCCCGTCAACAGCAGGCTGAGGCCAGGGGCTACTTTGAGCTGGCCGTGCAGACGGGCAAAAAACTGGAGAGCTACGTGCGCCTGGCTGAGCTCTATCGCAAGGATAAAGAGTACCAGCAGGCCATTGATGTCCTTGAGGCGTGTTTGCA CTTGACACCCGAAAACGCCGAAGTGCTCACCGAAATCAGCGTATTGTATCTGAAAATCAATGAAACCCAAAGAGCCTACGATCGCTTGACGGAAGTCGTCAACATCGAACGGAAGTGCACGCCCAAAGGCTTGCTAGCCCTGGGCGCCATTTTGCAG TCGCGCAACGATGTGGATGGCGCCTTGGGCAAATACAGTCAAATCGCAGATGCCGAGCCGGAAATTGCCGAGCTGTGGAATAACATTGGCCTCTGCTTcttcaaaaagcaaaagttcaTTGTG GCTGTTTCATCGCTGCGCAAATCTATTTGGATATCACCCCTCAACTACAATGCATTGTACAATTTGAGCCTAATTTATATTGCCT CCGAACAATATGCCAGCGCTTTTCACACGCTGGCCGCATCGATAAACCTGCGCAAGGACAATGCCGAATGCTACATGCTGCTAGGAT TGTGTCTACGCAAACTGGACGATACAGAAAATGCGTTTGTAGCCTTCGAGCGGGCGTGCAACCTCGCCCAGGGTCAACAAGGTGGCATGCGGCACCCGCTCGTGTTTCTGAATTTCGCACTCTTCTGCTACGAGACCGGGCGTCTGGCGCTGGCAACGGAGCAGTATAATCGCTTTATGGCCCACGCTCAGGACCTGTTGCTGCCCACAGAA TTTAAATTTCAGGCAACCAAACTGAAGTCCTTGCTGCGCATTTCAAGCCACAATCATGGCATTCTAGGTGACGGTGAGGATACTGCTCAGTTGGAGGCAGAAGCCAGTGAAGTGCCAGAGGAAATGCCCTTGGAAGTGAATGCTGTTGTAAGCCAAAACtga
- the LOC133840729 gene encoding Bardet-Biedl syndrome 4 protein homolog isoform X2 translates to MSSFFYPAAAPKYLHIQLNFMYEAGSEQINCNGAVIALPSLEVVKADANIDWLLHIYFTRREFERCRRLIERELNRHLNAEYLYFVKGLIDREDGNNIEALRNLQKAVELNSKNIETYKEIGRTLYNMGRFGQALSVFREAEQHSPRRDHEIYHYLGELLYRAAATQPQLEMARQQQAEARGYFELAVQTGKKLESYVRLAELYRKDKEYQQAIDVLEACLHLTPENAEVLTEISVLYLKINETQRAYDRLTEVVNIERKCTPKGLLALGAILQSRNDVDGALGKYSQIADAEPEIAELWNNIGLCFFKKQKFIVAVSSLRKSIWISPLNYNALYNLSLIYIASEQYASAFHTLAASINLRKDNAECYMLLGLCLRKLDDTENAFVAFERACNLAQGQQGGMRHPLVFLNFALFCYETGRLALATEQYNRFMAHAQDLLLPTEFKFQATKLKSLLRISSHNHGILGDGEDTAQLEAEASEVPEEMPLEVNAVVSQN, encoded by the exons ATGTCGAGCTTTTTCTATCCTGCAGCAGCACccaaatatttacacattcAACTCAACTTCATGTACGAAGCGGGCAGCGAGCAGATCAATTGCAATGGGGCAGTCATAGCGCTGCCCTCGCTGGAGGTGGTCAAAGCAG ATGCAAACATCGATTGGCTGCTCCACATTTATTTTACACGTCGCGAATTCGAGCGATGTCGTCGTCTCATCGAACGTGAGTTGAATCGTCATTTGAATGCGGAGTATCTGTACTTTGTCAAG GGTTTAATTGACCGCGAAGATGGCAACAACATCGAGGCACTGCGTAACCTGCAGAAGGCGGTCGAACTCAACTCAAAGAACATCGAGACGTACAAGGAAATCGGCCGCACGCT CTATAATATGGGACGCTTTGGGCAGGCGTTGAGCGTATTTCGTGAGGCCGAACAGCACAGTCCACGCCGGGATCATGAAATCTATCATTATCTGGGTGAGCTGCTTTATCGTGCGGCTGCCACGCAACCACAGCTGGAAATGGCCCGTCAACAGCAGGCTGAGGCCAGGGGCTACTTTGAGCTGGCCGTGCAGACGGGCAAAAAACTGGAGAGCTACGTGCGCCTGGCTGAGCTCTATCGCAAGGATAAAGAGTACCAGCAGGCCATTGATGTCCTTGAGGCGTGTTTGCA CTTGACACCCGAAAACGCCGAAGTGCTCACCGAAATCAGCGTATTGTATCTGAAAATCAATGAAACCCAAAGAGCCTACGATCGCTTGACGGAAGTCGTCAACATCGAACGGAAGTGCACGCCCAAAGGCTTGCTAGCCCTGGGCGCCATTTTGCAG TCGCGCAACGATGTGGATGGCGCCTTGGGCAAATACAGTCAAATCGCAGATGCCGAGCCGGAAATTGCCGAGCTGTGGAATAACATTGGCCTCTGCTTcttcaaaaagcaaaagttcaTTGTG GCTGTTTCATCGCTGCGCAAATCTATTTGGATATCACCCCTCAACTACAATGCATTGTACAATTTGAGCCTAATTTATATTGCCT CCGAACAATATGCCAGCGCTTTTCACACGCTGGCCGCATCGATAAACCTGCGCAAGGACAATGCCGAATGCTACATGCTGCTAGGAT TGTGTCTACGCAAACTGGACGATACAGAAAATGCGTTTGTAGCCTTCGAGCGGGCGTGCAACCTCGCCCAGGGTCAACAAGGTGGCATGCGGCACCCGCTCGTGTTTCTGAATTTCGCACTCTTCTGCTACGAGACCGGGCGTCTGGCGCTGGCAACGGAGCAGTATAATCGCTTTATGGCCCACGCTCAGGACCTGTTGCTGCCCACAGAA TTTAAATTTCAGGCAACCAAACTGAAGTCCTTGCTGCGCATTTCAAGCCACAATCATGGCATTCTAGGTGACGGTGAGGATACTGCTCAGTTGGAGGCAGAAGCCAGTGAAGTGCCAGAGGAAATGCCCTTGGAAGTGAATGCTGTTGTAAGCCAAAACtga